The nucleotide window GGAAAAGCACGTGGGCTTACCGAGTGGTGGTTATCTTCCCACTATCTGCTAGTAGGTTTTAGGGCCTCGGCATCGGCTGTTGAGTGGCCTAACTTGCACTAGACATGTATACCTTCAGAGCCACATCATCTCTTCGATCACAAAGTGCCGCCATGTCGGGACCTGGTCGACGTCCGTTCTATGGTTGACATTTGCATTAAAGCATAACAATGGGCCATGGCAGCTAATTCCTGAGCCGACGCGGCTTGGGTCCTATATAGCGTACCAGATGTTGACAATGACGGAATAAGTACACTGTGCACTTTAGAAAAGGAAATCCGCAGTATATTTGCAAGGATTCCTATAATCATCATTTCATCTCGtcatcttattaatttttaccTAGCATACGACTTCTGTCAATGTACGAATATGTTGATGTCTAGAATAGTATCAGCCCACTACATAGCACCGAACTAATCTTGACTCAAGACAGACTGCCTCTCAGCAAAATTACTTcgccgtcttcttcacccCCATAAACCAATGCACATTCGTAGTCGGATACATAACCGGCGACTTCCCCGACCGAAACTCCCAGTTCTCCAAACCAGGTGCATCCGTCCGTCTGACCAGATCGTGGAGTTCATCCGAAGTCCGACAGCGCATGATAGACACAAAGCCATCAAAAACCATCAGCAGAGGTGCCAAAGGCAACACAAATGTGAAAATCAAATGTAAGGGCGACCGCCAGAATCGCAGCAGGGTGTATTGACATGCGATCAGTATCAGGCCTGGTAATATTAGCATCGAGCTGAGATCGCGTGCGGTGAGTTCGAAAATACTGATTATCTTTGTTAGTATAGTTGATACTCGATCTGAAGACATAGGTATGGGGTTAATGACATACATGAATGCATCAGCCGACTCAATCGCACTCCGCAACATGGGTACAGCAAGCGGGTCGTCGAAATGATGGAAAGCTACGTTGAACATTCGGCATTCCTTCCGGTTTTGTGGGACCAATCGACCACATTTTGACGCATCGACTGGTTCAGAGATGTATGAGATACTTTTTTGCTGTTTGGTGAGAGCAGCCCATTCGCGAGGGTGAGGATTGAGGTCGGTCAGCAGGAACTGGGCTGGAGGGAGGTGCTGAGCCCGCAGGCGGGCGTTGAGAAGTCTCTCAAAGGTGGCGGATGGGCCACCGGCGCCCGAGCCCAGATCGACAAACGTGAAGGACGAGAGGTCGGGGAAGTTATCTGCAAGGACTTCGCAGGCAACCACGGCTGAAGAGACCTTAGCGACTGGCGGTAGGCGCAAATTCCAGCAGTGGGTTAGGCATAGCTGGGCATATTCGATCGCCTTGTGGGGACACCATGGCTGGTCGGCGATCTCGAAGAGGTGGAGGCGGGGGAGGAAAGACATGGTGACTGTCGAAGAGAAGACTGGTCGGGATAAGGTTGGGATGAAGATATATCAGATTCTTATCTGTGCTCGGTGTTGCTTCATTTCGCCCCATCCAGGTTCTGCGTGAGTTTGTTTCCTTTCATTCGAGTAGGATCTCCTTAATGCAATCCTGGTGATGAACAATAGATTGCTCCCGACCGTCTACAACAAGCCCGTTAATGCCGAACTTTCTGATTGACGAAGGAAACACTGCCAGAGGAGGGGGGTCTTCAGGTTCGAAATGATAGTCGGATAAGATTGGTGAGGTTGACAGGCACAAAACCTTAAACGCCCTACCAACGTTTACACTACGTCATCATCCGAATAGCATGCACTGATCATAAAGATACTCAATCCTGTAACCAGAGACTGAAACTGACTCGTTACAGCCACATCCCATATAAGAAAGTACGGCAAAAGTTCAAGAAAGCCGTTCTGATCTTGGTAGGCTACCGACTCCCCGGTCGCGGGCGACATCAACGGTGTGGGTACAGCCCAATGAGATAGGTCACACCGGCATAATATGATAATTATAGTAGCAAGGGGGTTGACAGATCATCACAAAGTATGATTGGCTCTTTTAACTGGCTTCGTGCCGATCGGACCAGCCACGCGGCAGTGAAACAAACTATTCGATCAGATCTTGCATTCCGAGTTTCATTCAACTGAGCATCAAACAACGGGATATCAAGCTAGAAACAGAAAAACATTCCATGAAGTGAGGGGCAAAATTAGGAAGGTCTATGGTATATCATCAAGATGCAACGTAAAATCTCTATATTTACAGAACCAAGAAAACGCCAACCACGACTCCCGCCACCAGCGAGGCAATCTGGCTGCGCGGCACTGTAGCCGAACTCTCCTTGTCCGACTTGTCGCTCGAGCCCGTCGAGCCCGTCGACGTGGCGGCCGGTTCCGTCGCTCCCGTCGCCTTGGGCACGGCATCGGATCCCGTGCCGATTTCCAGGACATGGTCCTCGCCGGGGTCGAAGTTGGCCTTGGCCAGGGAAATCTCGTTGTTGCCGAGATCATAGACAACGTATGCGCTGCGCAGGAAAGTGTCGCCGAGAAGGGCCTCATTTTCGATCACTGACAGTCCGAACGTACAGATGTTCATGTCGGTCATGTCGGAACTGGCCTCGAGGATCATCTCGCTGATGTCAACGCTCATGTTGAAGGATCCAAAGtcgaagaggaaggtgaagtcATCGTCCTTGACGGAGCACTCGATTACTCCGTAACCATACTCGCTCATGTAGGTGGCACCGACGGCGTCGTAGATGCTGGCTGCGGCGGAGGTCGGGAGGTAGGTCAGGGCAGTGCCGCTATCCAGCACGGCGGGGATGGGGAACTGTGTGGCGCTGTTGTTGACCGAGACGGGGTTGCCGTTCTTCTCGAGGTGCACGGCCGTCAGGTTGACAGCGAACTCGATGTACATGTCCTCGATGGAGACGATAGGCAGGGTCTGCAGGCTGCCGTAGTACTTGGCGGTGTTGACTCCGCCGAACAGGATGGTGCCTTTGCCTTCGTCGAGATCATCCAGCCAAAGACTGTAGGCCGGCCAGT belongs to Aspergillus luchuensis IFO 4308 DNA, chromosome 3, nearly complete sequence and includes:
- a CDS encoding uncharacterized protein (COG:S;~EggNog:ENOG410Q1Y1;~TransMembrane:2 (i185-204o210-229i)), with the protein product MSFLPRLHLFEIADQPWCPHKAIEYAQLCLTHCWNLRLPPVAKVSSAVVACEVLADNFPDLSSFTFVDLGSGAGGPSATFERLLNARLRAQHLPPAQFLLTDLNPHPREWAALTKQQKSISYISEPVDASKCGRLVPQNRKECRMFNVAFHHFDDPLAVPMLRSAIESADAFIIFELTARDLSSMLILPGLILIACQYTLLRFWRSPLHLIFTFVLPLAPLLMVFDGFVSIMRCRTSDELHDLVRRTDAPGLENWEFRSGKSPVMYPTTNVHWFMGVKKTAK
- a CDS encoding pepsin-like aspartic protease (COG:O;~EggNog:ENOG410PIXI;~InterPro:IPR021109,IPR033876,IPR001461,IPR001969, IPR033121;~MEROPS:MER0003669;~PFAM:PF00026;~SECRETED:SignalP(1-18);~go_function: GO:0004190 - aspartic-type endopeptidase activity [Evidence IEA];~go_process: GO:0006508 - proteolysis [Evidence IEA]) encodes the protein MKSTTLLSLAWAAQSAYSLSIHERDEPSTLQFNFERRQIADRSRRKRSTASADLVNLATNLGYTMNLTLGTPGQEVSVTLDTGSSDLWVNGANASACPCTDYGSYNSSESSTYTFVNDDFYIEYVDGSEATGDYVNDTLKFSNVTLTNFQFAVAYDGDSEEGVLGIGYASNEASDSSYGGGGEYTNFPEALVDQGVINWPAYSLWLDDLDEGKGTILFGGVNTAKYYGSLQTLPIVSIEDMYIEFAVNLTAVHLEKNGNPVSVNNSATQFPIPAVLDSGTALTYLPTSAAASIYDAVGATYMSEYGYGVIECSVKDDDFTFLFDFGSFNMSVDISEMILEASSDMTDMNICTFGLSVIENEALLGDTFLRSAYVVYDLGNNEISLAKANFDPGEDHVLEIGTGSDAVPKATGATEPAATSTGSTGSSDKSDKESSATVPRSQIASLVAGVVVGVFLVL